The Arthrobacter sp. OAP107 DNA segment CGGGCCACCGGCAGGACCGGCCGGGAAGAACTTCATGGTGTCCAGCCCGCGCTCCAGCACGGCCATCACCTCGCCCACCGTGGCCACGCCCGGAAGGACCGGCACCTCCAGGGAGAGCATGTGGTCCAGCAGTGACGGGGTCACTCCGGGGCTGACCAGGAACTGTGCACCCGCAGCCACGGCGGCGTCAGCCTGGCCAGGAGTGAGGATGGTCCCGGCGCCCACCAGGATGTCAGGCACCTCGTTGGCGATAGCCTTCAGCGATGTGAGCGCCGTGTCGGTCCGCAGGGTGAGCTCGATGACCCGGACGCCGCCGTCGGCCAGGGCCCGGGCAACGGGAACCGCGTGCTGCGGGTCCTCGATGGTCACCACGGGGATGACCGGGGATACGTTCAGAACGCTGGTGGCGTCAGCCATGGTTGATCTCTTTTCTCAGGCCGTCGAGCCCGTGGGTGTCGATGATGCTGTACCAGTGGATGAGGAGCCCGGCGAACCCGGCATGCTCCGCGAGTCCGGAATCGAAAACGCTGCGGCAGCCAAGCAGTGCTGGGACGACCTCTCCGGCGGACCGCGATGCAGGCAGCGCCGCGTGCAGTTCGGCGGCCAGCGGATCGTTCAGCTGGTCCACAGGAGTGGTGGCCACGTGCCGCATCCAGGCAGCGACGGCGAGCGCCGCCCACCGGGGTTCGCGGCCGGCGTCGAGATTTCCGCGCACGGTGCTGAGCAGGCGCAGTCCGATCTTCTGTGACCCGTCGCTGCCGACCTTGGCCGTGGTGTGGCCGAGGGCGGGGTTGGCGAAGCGCGTCAGTACCTGGGCGCAGTACTCGTCCGCGTCCAGTCCCTCCGGAAGCGTGATGGTGGGCAGGACGTCCTCGGCCATCATGCGGCGGGCGGCGCTAAAGAACGCGTCCTCGGCCACGGCGTCGCTGATGGTCTCCTTGCCGGCGGCGAGGCCGAGGTACGCCAGCAGCGAGTGGCTCGCATTCAGGAGCCGCAGCTTCGCCGCCTCCCAGGCCGCGACGTCGCGGCTGAACAGCGCGCCCGCGGCCTCCCACCGCGGCCGGCCCGCGGCGAAGTTGTCCTCAATGACCCACTGCATGAACGGCTCGGCCACCACGGCGGCCTCGTCCCGCAGTCCAAGTTCACGTTCGACGGCGTCCAGGTCACCCGCCGTCGTGGCCGGCACCATCCGGTCCACCATGGTGCTGGGGAACGTGACGTTCGCGTCCAGCCAGGCCGTGAGCGGTCCGGCTTCGGCGGCCGGCAGTGCTGCCGCGAAGGCACGGACCAGCGTGCCGGTGAGTTCGCCGTTGCCGGGAAGGTTGTCGCACGAGACCACGGTGAGCGGGCCTGCGCCGGTCTGCGAACGCTGCTGCAGCCCGCGGGCGATCTGGCCGATGGCCGTGAGCGGCGCACGCCCCTCGAGGTCCGCCTGAACATCCGCGTCCGCGAGGTTGAGCGATCCGGTGTGCGGATCGATCCGGTAGCCCTTCTCGGTGATGGTCAGCGTGACCACCAGGGTCTCCGGCGCTGCTATCAGGTCCACCACTGTGGCCGGGTTGTCCCGCCCGGAGATGGCGTCGACGATGCTGGAGACCACGCGGAGCGGCGCCGCGCCATCACCCCTTTCGGCCACGGTGAACAGCCCGTCCTGCGGCGCGAGCTGCCGTGCCACTGTGTCTGAGCGCTGCGTGACACCCGTGATCCCCCAGCCGGTTTCTCCGCTGGCCAGCATGGCGTTCTCCGTGAAGACGGCGGTGTGGGCGCGGGCGAACGCACCCAGGCCCAGGTGCACGATGCCGGGCTTCAGGCCGTTGGCGCGGAGCGCTGCGCCCGGGAACGCGGCTGCGTCGCTCAAGTTGCCGCTCAAGGTGGCACTGCTCAGGCGTGCGATGACAGCTCTCCTTCGGGTGTCTCCAGGCCCCGCGTCCCCAGCGGCTGCAGACCCAGCGAGTGGGCGCGGGTCTGCTCAAAGCCCGGAATGAAGCCGGTGCCGCCCTTGCCGCCCACCACGAGCGATGCTGCGGCCGCGCCATACCGGGCAGCCTCGGGAAAGCTGTCCCCGAGGACCAGCCGTGCGGTCAGCGTGCCCACGAAGGCGTCGCCTGCCCCGGTCTGGTCCACCACGGCAGGTGCAGGAATGGCTTCGATCCACGCGGATTCGGTGTCGCTTTCCAGCTGGATTCCCTCTGCCCCGCAGGTCACCGCGACATTGGCCGTGCCCAGCGAGCGCAGCTTCCCGGCCGCCTCGGCAGGTGAGGAAGCGCCCAGCAGGGCGGAGGTCTCCCCCGGGAAAGACGGCGTGACCAGGAATGCCCTAGGCGCCAGCTCAATCACGGCGGCCGTCGCATTCTCCACGGAGGTGAGCCGCGGCCGGTAGTTGGGATCGAAGACGAAACGGCTGGCAACCTCGGCTGCCCGGTATACGGCGGCACGCGAGCTGGCCGAGATGGCGCAGGCGATGCCGCCCGCGATCACGGCGCCGGCTGCGGCAAACACGTCCGGGTCGACGTCGTCGGGCCCCAGCGTGGAGCCGACGCTGCCGCTGCGGGCGTACGAGAACTCGCGCTGCCCGTCGGGGTCGCAATGCACCAGGTACACGCCCTGCTGGCCGGGCCGGAACTTGAGGAGTTCGGTGGAAATGCCGAGTTCGGCGATACGGGCGGCGACCGCCCGGCCGAGGTCGTCGTCGGGCAGTACTGCCAGCAGGGCGGTACGGGCGCCGGCCGCAGCGGCAGCCGCCGCGACGTTCAGCGCGTCGCCGGAGATGCCGAGCTGCGCCGGCACACCGTGCCCGAACGGAACGTCGGTGGCCACCTCGAGGAGGATCTCCCCCATGGCGACGACGTCGAACGGCTGTGCTTCAGTCGAATTGCTCACCAGTCATGCACCGACCCGTCGAGGCGGCGGTTGATGGGCAGGTACTTGGGGTCGAACGTGAACCTGGCGGCAGCCTCCTCGTCGAACTCGACGCCGATGCCCGGGGCGTCGCCGGGGTGCATGTAGCCGTCCGTGAAGGTGTAGGAGGTCTTGAACACCTCGTTGGCGGGGTCCCGGTGGCCCATGTACTCCTGGACGCCGAAGTTGGGGATGCTCATGTCCACGTGCAGCGCCGCGGCGAAGGACACCGGCGAGAGGTCGCCCGCGCCGTGCGAGCCGGAGCGGACGCCGTACAGGTCCGCCAGCGAGAAAATGCGGCGCAGGTGCGTGATGCCGCCGGCATGCGAAACCGAGGTGCGGATGTAGTCAATGAGCCGTTCGGTGATCAGCTGCTGGCAGTCCCAGATCGAGTTGAAGACCTCGCCGACGGCGATCGGCGTGGTGGTGTGCTGGCGGATCAGGCGGAACGCGGACTGGTCCTCGGCCGGCGTCGGGTCCTCGATCCAGAACGGCCGGAACGGCTCCAGCGAGGCGCCCAGCCGGCCGGCCTCGATCGGGGTCAGCCGGTGGTGCACGTCGTGCAGGACGTGCACGCCGTAGCCGAACTGTTCCCGCACATGGGCCATCATCTTCGGCGCGAAGTCCAGGTACGCCGTCGTCTCCCACAGATCCTCCTGCGGGATGTTGCCGCTGGCGGGCTCGTAGGTCTTGCCGTCCACCGGCCCGATCCCGTAGGTCTTCTCCAGCCCCGGCACGGCAGCCTGCGCGCGGATGGCCTTGTAGCCGAGGTCCAGGTGGTGTTGGAAGTCCGCGCTGAGGTCATCCAGCGAGGAGCCGCTGGCGTGGCCGTAGACCATGACGCCCTCACGGGCGGCGCCGCCCAGCAGCTCATACACCGGCATGCCGGCGGCCTTACCCTTGATGTCCCAAAGTGCGACGTCGATCGCGGCGATCGCGGTCATGGTCACCGGCCCGCGGCGCCAGTAGGCACCCTTGTAGAAGTACTGCCACGCGTCCTCGATGCGGCGCGCATCGCGGCCGATCAGCAGCGGGCAGAGGTGCTCGGAGAGGTAGGACGCCACGGCAAGCTCACGTCCGTTGAGGGTGGCGTCGCCGATGCCGGTAATCCCGTCCTCGGTTTCGATAACGAGCGTGACGTAATTCCGTCCTGGCGACGAAACCACTACTCGTGCGTCGGTGATCTTCACTGGGGGGTCCTTTTGGGTGTCGAGTTTTGCAAGTAGATCGCAGTAGTTGTCGTTTTGAGCCGTCAAAACGACAACTACTGCAGGTCAGTTGGGTCAGGAGAGGCGGAGCATGACCTTGCTGCTGCCGGCGGCCGGGTCCGCGGACACCCGCATGGCGTCCGCTGCCTGGTCGATGCCGAACTTGTGGGTGATGACGGGTGAGACGTCCAGTCCTTCGGACATCGCCTTGAGGGCGTCGGTGATCTCGTCCGCGAACCGGTAGGAGCCGATCCACGAGATTTCCCGGGTCACGAGGTCCCCGAGGGCGGCCGGGGCGGGGGCGCCGGGCAGGTTGCCCACCTGGACGATGGTGCCGCCGCGGGCCGTGGCCCGGAGGACGCCGGCCAGCACGGCGGGGATGCCGGTCGCCTCGAACACGAGCTCCACGTCCTCCGGCAGCGTTGCCGCGCCGGAGAGGTTGCGGACCTCGTCCGCGCCCATGGCCTCCGCGATCCGGAGCGAGGCGTCATTGATGTCCGCAGCGATGACGGTCCGTGCTCCGGCGTACTTGGCGGCCGCGATCACCAGGGATCCGATCGGCCCGGCACCATTTACCAGCACGTCCCGGCCGGCAAGCGAACCCGCCCGCCCCACCGAGTGAAGGGCGACGGCGAGCGGTTCAGCAAGTGCCCCGCGGAGGGTGTCCACGCCGTCGGGAAGCGGACGGATCTGCGACGCGCGGACCAGCTTCCGTTCGCTGAAGCCGCCGTCGGTGTGGGGATCGAAGGCCGCGGATCCGAAGTAGCGGATCTGCGGGTACAGGTTGGTCCGGCCGCTGAGCCGCTCCGGCATGATCCCGTCCCCCACGAGTTCCGCCGGGTGCACCGTGACCGGCTGG contains these protein-coding regions:
- a CDS encoding PfkB family carbohydrate kinase, which codes for MGEILLEVATDVPFGHGVPAQLGISGDALNVAAAAAAAGARTALLAVLPDDDLGRAVAARIAELGISTELLKFRPGQQGVYLVHCDPDGQREFSYARSGSVGSTLGPDDVDPDVFAAAGAVIAGGIACAISASSRAAVYRAAEVASRFVFDPNYRPRLTSVENATAAVIELAPRAFLVTPSFPGETSALLGASSPAEAAGKLRSLGTANVAVTCGAEGIQLESDTESAWIEAIPAPAVVDQTGAGDAFVGTLTARLVLGDSFPEAARYGAAAASLVVGGKGGTGFIPGFEQTRAHSLGLQPLGTRGLETPEGELSSHA
- a CDS encoding L-idonate 5-dehydrogenase, coding for MKAVVVHGANDLRIDERPEPVAGPGEVVLDVEWGGICGSDLSYWRHGASGTAQLKSPLVLGHEVAGRIAQLGDGVENLDVGQPVTVHPAELVGDGIMPERLSGRTNLYPQIRYFGSAAFDPHTDGGFSERKLVRASQIRPLPDGVDTLRGALAEPLAVALHSVGRAGSLAGRDVLVNGAGPIGSLVIAAAKYAGARTVIAADINDASLRIAEAMGADEVRNLSGAATLPEDVELVFEATGIPAVLAGVLRATARGGTIVQVGNLPGAPAPAALGDLVTREISWIGSYRFADEITDALKAMSEGLDVSPVITHKFGIDQAADAMRVSADPAAGSSKVMLRLS
- the eda gene encoding bifunctional 4-hydroxy-2-oxoglutarate aldolase/2-dehydro-3-deoxy-phosphogluconate aldolase: MADATSVLNVSPVIPVVTIEDPQHAVPVARALADGGVRVIELTLRTDTALTSLKAIANEVPDILVGAGTILTPGQADAAVAAGAQFLVSPGVTPSLLDHMLSLEVPVLPGVATVGEVMAVLERGLDTMKFFPAGPAGGPSYLAAIGAPIPQVTFCPTGGISLATAPDYLKLPNVSCVGGSWLTPRAAVESGDWQQITELAREVAALG
- a CDS encoding mannitol dehydrogenase family protein, with product MSGNLSDAAAFPGAALRANGLKPGIVHLGLGAFARAHTAVFTENAMLASGETGWGITGVTQRSDTVARQLAPQDGLFTVAERGDGAAPLRVVSSIVDAISGRDNPATVVDLIAAPETLVVTLTITEKGYRIDPHTGSLNLADADVQADLEGRAPLTAIGQIARGLQQRSQTGAGPLTVVSCDNLPGNGELTGTLVRAFAAALPAAEAGPLTAWLDANVTFPSTMVDRMVPATTAGDLDAVERELGLRDEAAVVAEPFMQWVIEDNFAAGRPRWEAAGALFSRDVAAWEAAKLRLLNASHSLLAYLGLAAGKETISDAVAEDAFFSAARRMMAEDVLPTITLPEGLDADEYCAQVLTRFANPALGHTTAKVGSDGSQKIGLRLLSTVRGNLDAGREPRWAALAVAAWMRHVATTPVDQLNDPLAAELHAALPASRSAGEVVPALLGCRSVFDSGLAEHAGFAGLLIHWYSIIDTHGLDGLRKEINHG
- the manD gene encoding D-mannonate dehydratase ManD, with translation MKITDARVVVSSPGRNYVTLVIETEDGITGIGDATLNGRELAVASYLSEHLCPLLIGRDARRIEDAWQYFYKGAYWRRGPVTMTAIAAIDVALWDIKGKAAGMPVYELLGGAAREGVMVYGHASGSSLDDLSADFQHHLDLGYKAIRAQAAVPGLEKTYGIGPVDGKTYEPASGNIPQEDLWETTAYLDFAPKMMAHVREQFGYGVHVLHDVHHRLTPIEAGRLGASLEPFRPFWIEDPTPAEDQSAFRLIRQHTTTPIAVGEVFNSIWDCQQLITERLIDYIRTSVSHAGGITHLRRIFSLADLYGVRSGSHGAGDLSPVSFAAALHVDMSIPNFGVQEYMGHRDPANEVFKTSYTFTDGYMHPGDAPGIGVEFDEEAAARFTFDPKYLPINRRLDGSVHDW